From the genome of Glycine soja cultivar W05 chromosome 14, ASM419377v2, whole genome shotgun sequence:
GAGAAAGAAGGGCCAGCTGAAAAGAAAGATGAGGAAGTGATTGCAGAAGCAGAAGCAGAAGCTGAGAAGAGCGAGGAGGTCACAGTCACAGACACAGAGGCTCCAACTGAGAAGACTGAGTAAAGAAAGTGAAGAGGGGAAATGTGCAGTTTATGTGACTGTTTTAGTTGCATCATGCCATAATGTCTTGTTGCtccatgttttttcttttctttgtttagtGATCTAATAAAATGTCTAGCTAGGAATGAGTGATGACCCACTTAAGTTTACGAATGCCAACCATCAGTACAAGGACCACATGGCATGTACTCTTTCGATCTGTTTATGTACTGTGAGCTCTGATCCAATGAATAGAAGTATATTATGGTCCTTATTGTGTGATTCTGCATGTAGGGTAACTTTCtttgttcaaataaatatgtagattatttatatgatttGTTCACGTCCCTTAGTAACTTTGTGTTCCATATAGATATATGAATCAGGTTAAGAAGATACATCCAATAGTAATGAGGTGCATCTAATACTGGTTTGCGAGTTTTACCATAAAACTGGATATAGATCTGTTGTACTGGCGCTTTAAATTACTTTCCAGTCAATTTCTCTTTCATAGTAGTAATGGAATGCATAAATGCGAGATTAAAAGTAGAGGTAACAACTACTACTTAGCGACTGCCACTTAGGGATAAGAATAAATCAGGCTGCAAAGTCCAAATAGATCTCCATCAATTATTATGACATGAGGGAAACATATGTACCTTCACACGGCATTCAATGTAAGATCAAGACATGTAAGTCCTTCTCACATATATatgcttaatttatttttatctaatatgAATCCGTCTAATAATGAAGAGTTTGAATAATTCACATAATATGTTAgagatttaaattttattgttatcaTTGTACgcttaaataaatagtaaaaatagTATGAGGCTTCTTCACTCTAACTTACTACTCAAACACATTTAgtattaacttatttaaaagcATGTTTGTAACCTTAGAGCAAAATTTGAATATTGGATATGTTCTTCCCCATATATATGAACATGCAATTTGAGCCAGTTGTCTGTCTCTGTCATACAAAAGCTGAAGCGGATAGAGTTGAGTTGAGTTGAGTGCTGTGCTGTGTTGTGTGCGTCTTTAATCTATATAGAATTTGGCTTTGTGAGAGAAAAATGGTATCGTTGTTTTGGAACTCAGCAATGATAAGAGGAAGAGATGAAGTGTATGCGGCAGCAATGCCTCTAAGGGCTACAAAGAGACCACCCCAGTTGCTTATGTCTGCTGCTTACTCCCTCAATTTCTGGGATTTCCAGCATTTCATGGTCATCATCAAACCCTCTTCACCTTCTCAGGTAAATTTCTATGGATCCTctcttatatttatttgtacTTACTAGTACTTGTAATTGAATTACCCCTTCAATTCATGGATAAGTTCAATATAGTTCTTGGTCTGTGTAAAGTCTCACTTTCCTCAAAATTCAATTCAACCAATCTTTTGTAATTTGTGTAATTAAATTTACTGCTTATTAGGAATAGTAAAGTTGGACTTTTTTTGTTTCTGTAATTTCATATGACTTATGACTGCGACTTAGTTCTTCTTATGTTTCCCTGTCTATTTTCAAGGTTGAGTTCTAACCTAATCACAATGACAATGTTTTTTTCAGGTTCTGGGTTTTGATTTTCAACCAAAAGATCCTGAAGATATATATGTGGCACTAGCGGCTCTAAATGGTAGAGCAGTGCCGGGTGAGATCAATTACCGAGATTACTAGTCTCGCGTTTCCAGAAAGTTAACTTCTTCTGAATGTATTAATTACCGAGATTGTGCATGCATGATCAAGTGTAAACTGCTATCGTATACAAAATCTTGAAATAAAAGCTACTGAATATTTGTTTACCACAGGCAGTATAATAATGTTGTTGTCGTCTTTCACATGCCACAAATACATACAGCCTTATACCCTTAAAACATATAAACATGGACACACAACCTCACAAGAAGCATTCATGCTTTTATTGGTTGTTGCTCTTCAGAATAGGTGACACATACTTGCTCCAACTTACATTTGACTTTGATATAATGTTATATGTCTTCTCGTTTCATGCTAAATGCTAATACAAAAACATGGTTTATATGTTTACACACTGTATGGAAATAGCAATTATGCCATTGCCTGTCAATGATGTTATACAAGATTGTGATTGCAGATGGACATAAACTATATCACAAATCGCAATGTGAATGTCTTTATGTTCTCTGTGGATGTTGCAATAATTTGCTTCATCATATGAGcttttttgttatttgtgtAGTTTCCTTCTAGGCCTCTGTTATCATCAGTGGAAGTATGTGATGCAGTCTGTTCTCATGatatggaagaagaaaaaaatttctgtGCTGCAATATTGGATGAGTGGGAGCTTCAGCATCATGAATTTGATTCTTGGGGCATTTAGTTCTTCTGACATGACATTATAAAGTCAACCTTTTGAGACAACAAGTTTGACCATTTTGGACTGATTTATTTGTGCAGCTTTTGAATTTTCCGATTGAATTTTCTTTCCataaatgtttttacttttaCCTTAATCAAATCACGACCTCTGTTTATATTCCTAGGGACTGTTCTGCCAAGAAACAAATGTTGGCTTGTTGGATATTCAAAGGCAGAGGCGGATGCTGTGGAAATAGCAAGGGAATTCAACAAAGAATGGGAAACAAATTTGAGGATTGGCCTTCATGATTGTCATGATTATACCAATAGTAAGAATTTATTTCAGACCTTATGTTGCATATTAAAGAATTAGTAGCTTCCCTATATGTTTGTGTATGTTACTACTTTAGTACTTGATCGAATACATAATTGGAACATCATGAATTATTGATATCTAGGATAATGATTCAATCTGCTCTAATGTGTCGTTGCACTGAAATTGTGTTAATCGCATAGGGGAACTTAGATTTAGAAATTCTATCATATAAGTATATATGGCTTCAGTATTCTTTACTATATTGGTTTCGTTTTATTTTACCATGAAGTTTGAATTTTTCTGGTTAATTCAAAGCTTTGGTTTGGCAACTCACTGGTGAAAAAGATGTGCTGAAACGTCTGAGAAACATTGGTAGTTAGAGGGAATCCATTGTCGTTATTGAATTACTTTATATTGTATCATGCTTTCGGCATTTTTTGAGCACCTTCATTGCTTCACTTGGATGGGAACTGGAACTGGCTAAACATCGccttcatggggc
Proteins encoded in this window:
- the LOC114384633 gene encoding uncharacterized protein LOC114384633 gives rise to the protein MVSLFWNSAMIRGRDEVYAAAMPLRATKRPPQLLMSAAYSLNFWDFQHFMVIIKPSSPSQVLGFDFQPKDPEDIYVALAALNGRAVPGEINYRDY